From the genome of Prunus persica cultivar Lovell chromosome G8, Prunus_persica_NCBIv2, whole genome shotgun sequence:
ACGTCTATGTAATCATATTCTCCTGCAAGATCATCAACATCGCaaaatcagaagaaaaaaatcactCTTTTTCGCTTCCTACATTTTCTCCGCAGTAAAACGGTGCCGTATCCATTGATATTTTTGTAAGGtgtggggagagagagagtaccggCGGGATAGGAAGGGGTTTTTTCCCAGCGGGATTTGCAGACCGACGCGTCGTATCCGAGAGCAAACAGAAGATCAGTAACGACGGTTCTGCAGATGTCGTCTTTGCGCTTGCACACCTTGTTTTTCTCAACGATCTTCGCGGTGTCCGCTAGCAAATTCCTCTCATTCACACTTTGGCATGAAACCAAACCCTGTCGTCCaaagaaggaaacaaatttttatttttactttaatttttttttaattcaataacAAACGTAGTCTCTGTTTTTGAAGTTGTTAAACACAGAAAATCAGATATTTTACCTTAAGCAGCTCACACGCTTCGCCAGAGGAGGCCAAGTTGGAATCACCGAAACCGCCAAACGCCTCCAATTCGTCTTCGGAGCTGTCGTTGCAGTTTCCGTTAAAGCAGTTGCAGCGGTTCCGGCTGCACCGCGCCACAGCCGATTGCTTCTCGTTGCTCTCTTCCATGAAACTCCGGACCATCTTCGCCAAGCACACCGAGCTCGGCTCGAACTCGCCCGACCCACCGCCCCCGCCGAAGCCGTCCTTGTTGAAATGAGGTTCCTCGATGCCGATTCCGGCGCCGCCCTTCTCCGCCGCCGCGGAGCTTCTCAATACGTTTGTGAATGGACGCTCGAAGAGCCGCTTGAGCCGAGACTTGGCCACCGGCTTGACCGCCTCGAACCTGGTTGCGTCTTCAGGACTCGTGCGAAAATCGATTGGTTGGATTTTCATTGGGAAAGGCATGATCGGTGCGATCAAATTCacggaaagaaaaaaactctctctctctcagaatcTCCGATCTTCAAAAACCAGtattttctccatttccaCTAGGCTAAAGCTTGTTCTTGAGTTTCCTAGTGAAAAAAATTACACCAAATTCTCTAGCTGTTATACCATCAATTATTTTCTCAGACTCCTCGcactcaatttcaaaattcgaGAATGAAGAAAGTTTAACTACAATTTTgcaccaaaaacagaaagcagAAATTCAaactccaaaacaaaaaaggcagAGGGTGCTAATGCCGATACATCGATCAAAACCTTCACTGACAACTCTGCAGCATCTTCCCTCGACTGAGATCGATGAACGGAATCGACCCAGAAATCCAGAACATGTTGCCAAAAATAAATGCTAATTAGCTAAATTCGAGGCTCTTAAGCGAGAACAACAAGTACCTTTTAATCTCCGATTATTATATAGTTTCCTTGCCTCCAATTTGCGAAACAAAGCATGGAATAACTTCGAAACTCTGCCAAGTAAAAGTCGCTTTTGCGTAGGATTTTCTCTGATACGGTTAGGGTTCCCGAGATACGCGAAGGCGCGAGAACGACATGATGCTGCTGGTTATCCTGCTTTCGTCATTAGGCAGACGATCGGCCgccggaaacttcatttttcccGGCGAGATCAACTTTTGTATGCCGGCGACGGAAACTAGAAAAatcagagagagggagagagaggtgcAAGGTGAAAATGAAATGAGAGCTTCCTCTGTTTAAACAGCTATAGAGTCCACGGAGCAGATGGTGTGAGCTATAAAAAGAGGAGGGGCGGGTGCTGCTGACTGGGACTTGACTGCCACGTGTAAATCCTACGTAGCATAGTATCTAATCCGTCGTGGGTGAGGCACGTGTCTCGTAGCGAACCCGGTTCGTTGTGCTGTCGTTGGCCCCGGGTGACACGTTATGGTCTGGTTGCGACGTGGCGACTTGGGTCCGCATTTTCCATGACGAAAATATCCTCATCATTTTGGTGAATTGACGGGGTGGTTTGCCCCCTCGTGATACGGAGTCtctcaaattccaaaaccgcctcaatttccaaaaaccATCATCTGttatggttttatttttatttttttaagattGAGTTCTGACGGAAATATCCTCTGCCAGGGACAGATGAGAGTTTAATTGGGACAAATTTTGCGGCCACATGGCGGAACGCGCACTAGGGTCGTATTGTCATTTCATCCTTCTA
Proteins encoded in this window:
- the LOC18766856 gene encoding uncharacterized protein LOC18766856, which translates into the protein MPFPMKIQPIDFRTSPEDATRFEAVKPVAKSRLKRLFERPFTNVLRSSAAAEKGGAGIGIEEPHFNKDGFGGGGGSGEFEPSSVCLAKMVRSFMEESNEKQSAVARCSRNRCNCFNGNCNDSSEDELEAFGGFGDSNLASSGEACELLKGLVSCQSVNERNLLADTAKIVEKNKVCKRKDDICRTVVTDLLFALGYDASVCKSRWEKTPSYPAGEYDYIDVVVKGERLLIDIDFRSEFEIARPTKSYKAILQTLPYIFVGKPDRLWRIIKIVSEAAKQSLKKKGMHIPPWRKAEYIKAKWLSPHTRASSSPSDSMTEEKTEPLIETGEFELSQGGTNSVVETELDESVFELSESSGEEEKAMVAKEWKPPELKPRRSQTGVKMVTGLASVMENEP